In Mycobacterium sp. JS623, one genomic interval encodes:
- a CDS encoding L,D-transpeptidase produces MCVPALAEPNGEQLTSTRPAQRACLAVVLAIVAVLGGVVVSTTPECGDHCSTVTAAPVPQAASKPTAPQPAAVWTAPASGAEHVSPSGPVLVTATSGTITGVEMRSDSGKVIPGVLTPDGTVWKPTAQLGYGRRYTLTIAARGPNGMPSRQTSSFSTLSPSNQTEVYLENTAGSLLQDGATYGVGMVVVAKFDEPIENKANAERHLVVTTNPPVVGSWNWIDDQTAHWRPEKYYAPGTTVTVAANLYGTPVGDGLYGQEDEHLSFKIGDSHVSIADDNTKQVSVYDNGKLVRTMPTSMGMGGTETIGGTTLSFWTPPGVYTVMDKANPVIMDSSTFGLPINSRLGYRETIPYATRISKDGIYMHQLNATVWAQGNTDTSHGCLNLNGDNAAWFYDFSVPGDVVEVRNTGGPPLKLWDNGDWTVPWSEWRKGSALA; encoded by the coding sequence ATGTGCGTCCCGGCCCTCGCCGAACCCAACGGAGAACAGTTGACGTCTACTCGCCCTGCCCAGCGTGCCTGTTTGGCGGTCGTCCTTGCGATCGTCGCGGTGCTGGGTGGTGTTGTCGTTTCCACGACTCCGGAATGTGGCGATCATTGCTCGACCGTGACGGCTGCTCCGGTCCCGCAGGCGGCATCGAAGCCCACAGCTCCGCAGCCCGCCGCGGTGTGGACCGCGCCGGCCTCGGGCGCAGAACACGTCAGTCCCTCGGGGCCGGTACTAGTCACTGCCACGTCGGGGACGATCACCGGCGTCGAGATGCGCAGTGACTCGGGCAAGGTGATCCCTGGGGTGCTCACCCCGGATGGAACGGTGTGGAAGCCGACGGCTCAACTCGGCTACGGCCGCAGGTACACGCTGACGATTGCCGCGCGCGGGCCGAACGGCATGCCGTCGCGCCAGACGTCGAGCTTCAGCACGCTTTCGCCAAGCAATCAGACCGAGGTGTACCTCGAAAACACCGCGGGTTCTCTGTTGCAGGACGGCGCGACGTATGGGGTTGGCATGGTTGTCGTCGCGAAATTCGACGAGCCGATCGAGAACAAGGCCAACGCCGAACGTCATCTTGTCGTCACGACCAACCCGCCGGTCGTCGGCTCCTGGAATTGGATCGACGATCAGACCGCACACTGGCGACCCGAAAAGTATTACGCCCCAGGCACTACCGTAACCGTCGCGGCGAATCTGTATGGCACACCGGTCGGCGACGGACTGTATGGCCAAGAAGACGAGCACCTGTCTTTCAAGATCGGTGACTCGCACGTGTCCATCGCCGACGACAACACCAAGCAGGTGAGCGTCTACGACAACGGCAAGCTGGTTCGCACCATGCCGACGTCGATGGGGATGGGCGGCACCGAAACCATTGGTGGTACGACGCTGAGCTTCTGGACGCCTCCGGGGGTGTACACGGTGATGGACAAGGCGAACCCGGTGATCATGGATTCGTCGACGTTCGGGCTGCCGATCAATTCGCGGCTCGGCTATCGCGAGACGATTCCGTACGCGACGCGCATCAGCAAGGACGGCATCTACATGCACCAGTTGAATGCGACGGTGTGGGCGCAGGGCAACACCGACACCAGTCACGGCTGCCTGAACCTCAATGGCGACAACGCGGCCTGGTTCTACGACTTTTCGGTGCCCGGCGACGTCGTCGAGGTGCGCAACACCGGCGGGCCGCCGTTGAAGCTGTGGGACAACGGCGACTGGACCGTGCCGTGGAGTGAGTGGCGCAAGGGCAGCGCGCTGGCGTAG
- the recD gene encoding exodeoxyribonuclease V subunit alpha yields MTIELVVDDTGFFAPADVHVAQRLTALAKETDERVALAVALVVRALRGGSVCVDLTSPEMADLAAAVKASPLLTGPPALRVDGDLLYLDRYWLEEQQVCDDIRAMVSARPAEVSSNIDRLFPAGFEEQRAAAEIALSQGLTVLTGGPGTGKTTTVARLLAMLASGNRLRIALAAPTGKAAARLQEAVQLEVGKLSPADGEALAGLHATTLHRLLGSRPDTSARFRHNRGNRLPHDVIVVDETSMVSLTMMARLLEAVRPDARLILVGDPDQLASVEAGAVLADLVDGLGEARTAALKTSHRFGKSIGALASAIRVGDADRAIEVLRAGDEHIEWIDAEDPRQKLRNVLVRQAIALRTAAILGDEQAALKVLDEHRLLCAHRRGPFGVTQWNRQVERWLTEETGDPIWSSWYAGRPVLVTANDYGLGLYNGDTGVTVVRDEALRAVIGDATFATSRLADVETMHAMTIHKSQGSQADEVTVLLPQEDSRLLTRELFYTAVTRAKERVRVVGSEAALRVAIERRAVRASGLAQRLRE; encoded by the coding sequence ATGACGATCGAACTGGTGGTCGACGATACGGGCTTCTTCGCGCCGGCGGATGTGCATGTTGCGCAACGACTTACCGCGCTTGCCAAGGAGACCGACGAGCGGGTCGCGTTAGCCGTCGCACTGGTGGTGCGGGCGTTGCGAGGCGGCTCGGTATGCGTCGACCTGACGTCGCCGGAGATGGCGGATCTGGCGGCGGCGGTGAAGGCCAGCCCGCTGTTGACCGGCCCGCCGGCGCTGCGGGTCGACGGCGACTTGCTGTACCTCGACAGGTACTGGCTCGAAGAGCAGCAGGTGTGCGATGACATTCGGGCGATGGTCTCGGCGCGACCCGCCGAGGTGTCTTCCAACATCGACCGGTTGTTCCCGGCCGGGTTCGAGGAGCAGCGAGCGGCCGCGGAAATTGCACTGTCGCAAGGCTTGACGGTGCTGACGGGTGGGCCCGGGACGGGCAAGACGACGACGGTGGCTCGGTTGTTGGCGATGCTGGCAAGCGGTAATCGGCTGCGGATCGCGTTGGCCGCCCCGACGGGTAAGGCGGCGGCGCGCCTACAGGAAGCGGTGCAGTTGGAGGTCGGCAAGTTGTCGCCGGCGGATGGCGAGGCGCTGGCAGGCTTGCACGCGACGACGTTGCACCGGCTGCTGGGCAGCAGGCCGGATACGTCGGCGCGGTTCCGGCACAATCGCGGAAATCGGCTGCCACACGACGTGATCGTGGTGGACGAGACGTCGATGGTCTCGCTGACGATGATGGCCCGGCTGCTGGAGGCGGTGCGGCCGGACGCAAGGCTGATACTTGTCGGCGACCCGGATCAGTTGGCGTCGGTGGAGGCGGGCGCGGTGCTTGCGGATCTGGTCGATGGGCTGGGTGAGGCAAGGACCGCGGCGCTGAAGACGTCGCATCGGTTCGGCAAGTCGATCGGGGCGTTGGCTTCGGCCATTCGGGTCGGCGATGCGGATCGGGCGATCGAAGTGCTGCGGGCTGGCGATGAGCACATCGAGTGGATCGACGCCGAGGATCCGCGGCAGAAGTTGCGCAATGTGCTTGTCCGACAGGCAATTGCGCTGCGGACGGCGGCGATCCTTGGCGACGAGCAGGCGGCGTTGAAGGTGCTGGACGAGCATCGGTTGTTGTGCGCGCATCGCCGGGGGCCGTTCGGGGTGACGCAGTGGAACCGGCAGGTCGAGCGGTGGCTGACAGAGGAGACGGGCGACCCGATCTGGTCGTCGTGGTACGCGGGTAGGCCGGTGTTGGTGACGGCGAACGACTATGGGCTGGGCCTGTACAACGGCGATACGGGTGTGACGGTGGTGCGCGACGAGGCGCTGAGGGCGGTCATCGGGGATGCGACGTTCGCGACGAGTCGGCTGGCGGATGTGGAAACGATGCATGCGATGACCATCCACAAGAGTCAGGGCAGCCAGGCCGATGAGGTGACGGTGTTACTGCCGCAAGAGGATTCACGGCTGTTGACGCGGGAGCTGTTCTACACCGCGGTGACGCGCGCGAAGGAGCGGGTTCGGGTGGTGGGGTCGGAGGCGGCGCTCCGCGTGGCGATTGAGCGGCGGGCGGTGCGGGCGTCTGGCCTGGCGCAGCGGTTACGCGAGTAG
- a CDS encoding DUF1942 domain-containing protein: MKKLTGAVAAAAITLGMGVATIAPASAASNIKPFGEPETLLDPATGFPTITYTVLGLTPSSDAVPHNGQLYEATVNVEARGAMPMVPMFNARAQSGANYRVIGGTVPGKLYFDAVGDAPNSVVYNDGVQDLLTWIPGPPEGGTRP; encoded by the coding sequence ATGAAGAAGTTAACGGGAGCCGTCGCCGCGGCAGCGATCACGCTCGGCATGGGGGTCGCCACCATCGCGCCCGCCTCGGCGGCCAGCAACATCAAGCCGTTCGGCGAACCGGAGACACTGCTTGACCCAGCCACCGGATTTCCGACGATCACGTACACGGTTTTGGGGCTGACTCCGAGCTCGGACGCCGTGCCCCACAACGGCCAGTTGTATGAAGCGACGGTGAATGTCGAGGCACGCGGAGCCATGCCCATGGTTCCGATGTTCAACGCCCGCGCGCAGAGCGGTGCTAACTACCGCGTGATCGGCGGGACGGTTCCCGGGAAGCTCTACTTCGACGCGGTGGGCGACGCCCCGAACAGTGTCGTCTACAACGACGGAGTCCAGGACCTCCTCACGTGGATTCCCGGTCCTCCCGAGGGCGGCACCCGCCCGTAG
- a CDS encoding DUF1942 domain-containing protein: protein MKVSKWAGAVAATAIALSFGAVAAAPAEAANNIKEYGVPESLNDVYGNPMITYTVQGLRPSSDAVPHNGRLYEAMVTNDGGIPIAALFNARAQSGANYRVIGGGIPGKLYFDVVGDTPNSVVYNDGVQDLLVWVSPKPISSGAPDVTGESTEDIGGAPAPAGGEVSGNDVAPPVEAPAPFELTPAEVAEPGFNGEHR, encoded by the coding sequence GTGAAGGTCTCGAAATGGGCGGGAGCTGTTGCCGCCACAGCAATCGCATTGAGCTTTGGTGCTGTCGCAGCCGCGCCTGCTGAAGCGGCCAACAACATCAAGGAATACGGGGTGCCAGAGTCGCTGAACGATGTCTATGGCAACCCGATGATTACGTACACGGTTCAGGGGCTGAGGCCCAGTTCGGACGCCGTGCCCCACAACGGCCGGCTGTATGAAGCGATGGTGACCAACGACGGCGGCATTCCTATCGCCGCGCTGTTCAACGCTCGCGCTCAGAGCGGAGCCAACTACCGGGTCATCGGTGGCGGCATCCCCGGAAAGCTCTATTTCGACGTCGTCGGCGACACTCCGAACAGCGTCGTCTATAACGACGGTGTCCAGGATCTGCTCGTGTGGGTTTCACCGAAGCCGATCTCCAGTGGTGCCCCGGACGTAACAGGGGAGTCGACTGAGGACATCGGCGGTGCACCGGCCCCTGCTGGCGGCGAAGTGAGCGGTAACGACGTCGCTCCTCCGGTTGAGGCGCCGGCCCCCTTCGAGCTCACCCCGGCGGAGGTGGCTGAGCCAGGGTTCAACGGCGAACATCGCTGA